Within Pseudomonadota bacterium, the genomic segment GTCCGCGAGGGGGACGCAGTGGGCGAGGAGGCTCCCGCGGCGCAGGACGCCGAGCTTCGCGAGCCGGTCGAGCGGCCCTGTGAACCCCTCGGCACGGGCGTGCGCGAGGTCGCAGCGGTCCTCGGCGACGTGCGCGTGCAAAGGGAGGTCGTCCGGGACGGCCTTCGCGAGGAGCGCGAGCGACGCGTGCGACAGCGTGAAGCTCGCGTGAAGGCCGAACAGGCCGCGCAGCCTCTCGTGCGCGCGGTGCCGCGCGGCGAAGTCGAGGTTCTCGGCGACGCTCTCCTCGAAGACGGCCGGGCCGTTGCGGTCCGAGGTCTCGAAGCAGAGCGCCGCCGTCATGGAGAGCGCGCCGAACGCGCCGGCGAGCGCGTCGAGGCTGCCGCCGACGCACGACGGCGACGCGTGGTGGTCGACTATCGCAGTGCAGCCGCGCCGCACGCACTCGATCGCCGTGACGAGGCCGCAGAGCCGCACCGCCTCGAGGTCGAGCGCGCGGTCGAGGCGCCACCAGAGGTTCTCGAGCACGTGCGGGAAGTCCGAGAGATCGCCCCGCAAAGGCATGCCGCGCGCGAGCGCCGAGTAGGCGTGGTGGTGGGAGTTGACGAGCCCAGGCAGTACGAGGCCGTTCGGGACGACGAAGCGCTCGGCGTCCGCGTGGAGACGGGCACATTCGTCGCGATCGTCTTTGCGTGAAAGGACGCGCGCGACGACGCCGTCGACGATGTGGACGTCGGCCTCCTCGACGAAGCGTCCCGCCCCGTCGTACAGCCCGGCGACCGAAAAGATGCGGGTCCTCTGGGTCACAGAGCGGAATTGTGCACTCGGAACGGGGCAAGACAAGGCATTTCAGGAGAGAAAAGGGACAGAAGGGACCGAAGGGACAGAAGGGACCGAAGGAAAACGGGGTGGCAACACAGTCGTTTTGGTCTCTTCGATCGTTGACTCCCGCCCGCAGGAGTGACACCCAGGTTCTCATGTACCCCTCGACCATCGGCACCCTCGCCGGGGCGATCGCGCACGAGCTCGGAGCGCACGGCCGGATCTTCGGCGTCCCCGAGGAGGCGTTCGCGCCGGCGTCCTCCGGCTCCAGGCTGCGCTGCGATCACATGGGGCACGCGCTCGACAACCCGCTCGGCGTGGCCGCCGGCCCGCACACGCAGCTCGCCCAGAACATCGTCGTCTCGTACCTGGCCGGCGCCCGTTTCGTGGAGCTCAAGACCGTGCAGATCCTCGATCGGCTCGACGTGACGAAGCCGTGCATCGACATGCGCGACCTGGGCTACAACTGCGAGTGGTCCCAGGAGCTGACGCTCGAGCAGTCGTTCGACCAGTACGCGAGCGCCTTCGTGCTCGTGCACGCCCTGGCGCGGGCGCGGGGCGCCGATCCGTCGGGCTTCACGTTCAACATGTCGGTCGGCTACGACCTCGCGGGGATCCGCTCCGACGCGGTGCGCGGCTTCGTCGATCGCATGCGCGACGCCGGCGACGAGATCGCCCGCCGCGCGCGCGTCGTCTGCGACGCGTTCCGCGGGACCGCGCTCGCCGTCGACGACCTCGACCCGCCGCGCTGCATCTCGGACGGGGTCACGCTCTCGACGATGCACGGCTGTCCGCCCGCGGAGATCGAGCGGATCGGGCTCCACCTCGTCGAGGAGCTCGGCCTGCACACGACCGTCAAGCTCAACCCCACGCTGCTCGGGAAGGAGCGGCTGCGCCACCTCCTGCACGACCGGCTCGGCCACGACGGCGTCGAGGTGCCGGACGAGGCGTTCGCCCACGACCCATCCTTCGAGGACGCGTGCGCGATCATCGCGTCGCTCGACGGGGCGGCGAAGCGGGCGGGCGTGCGGTTCGCCGTGAAGCTGACGAACACTCTCGAGACGCGCAACGTGGAGAAGGCGCTGCCGGCGAAGGAGCCGCTCCACTACATGTCCGGCCGCGCGCTGCACCCGCTCGCGGCGGCGCTCGCCGCGCTCCTCGCCGATCGCTTCGGGGTCGCGGTGCCGATCTCGCTCTCGGGCGGCGTCGACGCCTTCAACGCGGCCGACCTGCTCGCGTGCGGCGTCCTCCCGCTGACCGTGTCGTCGGATCTCCTGCGCCCGGGGGGCTACGGCAGGCTGCCGCAGTACCTCGAGCGGATCGGGACGCGTCTCGAGGCCTTGGGCGTCGCGGATCTCGGCGGGTCGGTCCCGAACGCGACGAGGCTCGCCGCCTACGCCGAACGCGCCGCGGACGACGTGCGCTACGGGAGGCGCGGCGGGCGCCCGGTGTTCTCCTCTCGGCGCGCGCTCGGGCTCGTCGACTGCATGGCGGCGCCCTGCCGGGAGCGGTGCCCCGCGCACCAGAACGTCCCCGACTACCTGCGCCTCATCGCCGACGGGCGCGACGACGACGCGCTCGAGGTGATCCTGCGCGACAACCCGCTCGCGGCGACGACCGGCTGCGCGTGCGACCACCCGTGCACGCTCGAGTGCGTCCGCAACCTGCTCGACGACCCTATCGGGATCCGCGAGATCAAGCGCTGGGCCGTGGAGAGGGCCGCCTCCCGGGAGGTGGTCGCGCCTCGCGAGGGCGCGCTCTCGATAGGGGTGGTGGGCGCCGGCCCGGCGGGGCTCGCGGCGGCGGTCTTCTGCAGGCGGCTCGGGCACGCGGTCACGGTCTACGAGGCGCGCGATCGCCTCGGCGGCACCCCGGCGTCGGCGATCCCGGCCTTCCGGCTCCCGGACGGGGCGGTGGCGCGGGACGTCGAGCGGGCCGAGCGGCTGGGCGTGCGCTTCGAGCGCGGCCGCACGCTCGGCGGGAACCTCGAGCTCGGGGCGCTGCGCGCGGCGCACGACCGGGTCTTCGTCGCCGTGGGCGCGGGCGGCGGGCGGCGGCTCGGGGTACAAGGGGAGGACGCGCCGGGCGTCTTCGACGCGATCGACTTTCTCGAGCGCGCCAAGGCGGGGAAGCCGCCGGATCTCGGGGGGCGCGCGATCGTGGTCGGCGGGGGAAACTCCGCCATGGACGCGGCGCGGGCGGCGCGGCGGCTCGTCGGCGGGGGGGGGACGGTGACGGTCGTGTACCGTCGCACGCGCACCGAGATGCCCGCGGCCCGGGACGAGATCGAGGCGGCCGAGCGCGAGGGCGTCTCCATCGAGGAGCTGCTCGCGCCGAGTCGCGTCCTCGCGGGCGCGGACGGCCGCGTCGAGGGGCTCGAGTGCCTCATCATGGCGCTCGGCGCGGTAGGCGAGGACGGTCGGCGCAGCCCGGTGCCGACCCCCGGGAGGACCCGCTCGGTGCCGGCCGATTCTATCGTCGTCGCGATCGGGCAGGGGCGGCTCCCGGAAGCGCTGGCGCATAGCGGCCTCTCGGTGAAACCGGACGGGCGGATCGCCGTGGACGCGGCGCTCGAGACCGGCCTGCCGGGCGTGTTCGCGGGCGGCGACGCGGTGCGCGGCGCCTCGACGATCGTCGAGGCCGTGGCGGACGCCCGGCGCTTCGCCGACTCCGTCGGTAATCCGGGCGACGCCCGGCCGGAGCGCGAGATCGACGTCAACGCCTCGCTCGCGCGCAAGGGCCGCCGCGCCTACAAGGAGGCCGGTCCGCGCGCCGAGGCCTCGCGCTGCCTGGGATGCGACGATCTGTGCGCCCTTTGCGTCACGGTGTGCCCCAACCGCGCGAACGTCCTCTACGAGATCGCTCCCTCCGGCGACGGGATCGCCCAGCGGTACCAGACGGCGAACGTCGCGGACTGGTGCAACGAGTGCGGCAACTGCGCCGCGTTCTGCCCGACGGGAGGCGCGCCCTACCGCGACAAGCCGAGGGTCTGCCTCACGGAGGAGGCCGCGCGGGGGATCGCGGACGGCGCGGTCTTCCTTCTCAAGCGAGAAGGCTTCGAGGTCACCGTGCGGAGGGGCGGCGAGACCGTCTCGGTCGGGAGCGACGACGCCCGCGCTCGGCTGTCGGCGATCGGCGAGGCCCTCTACCGGGAACTCGGCTACCTGGCCTGATTCCCGCC encodes:
- a CDS encoding amidohydrolase family protein; translation: MTQRTRIFSVAGLYDGAGRFVEEADVHIVDGVVARVLSRKDDRDECARLHADAERFVVPNGLVLPGLVNSHHHAYSALARGMPLRGDLSDFPHVLENLWWRLDRALDLEAVRLCGLVTAIECVRRGCTAIVDHHASPSCVGGSLDALAGAFGALSMTAALCFETSDRNGPAVFEESVAENLDFAARHRAHERLRGLFGLHASFTLSHASLALLAKAVPDDLPLHAHVAEDRCDLAHARAEGFTGPLDRLAKLGVLRRGSLLAHCVPLAD
- the ygfK gene encoding putative selenate reductase subunit YgfK: MYPSTIGTLAGAIAHELGAHGRIFGVPEEAFAPASSGSRLRCDHMGHALDNPLGVAAGPHTQLAQNIVVSYLAGARFVELKTVQILDRLDVTKPCIDMRDLGYNCEWSQELTLEQSFDQYASAFVLVHALARARGADPSGFTFNMSVGYDLAGIRSDAVRGFVDRMRDAGDEIARRARVVCDAFRGTALAVDDLDPPRCISDGVTLSTMHGCPPAEIERIGLHLVEELGLHTTVKLNPTLLGKERLRHLLHDRLGHDGVEVPDEAFAHDPSFEDACAIIASLDGAAKRAGVRFAVKLTNTLETRNVEKALPAKEPLHYMSGRALHPLAAALAALLADRFGVAVPISLSGGVDAFNAADLLACGVLPLTVSSDLLRPGGYGRLPQYLERIGTRLEALGVADLGGSVPNATRLAAYAERAADDVRYGRRGGRPVFSSRRALGLVDCMAAPCRERCPAHQNVPDYLRLIADGRDDDALEVILRDNPLAATTGCACDHPCTLECVRNLLDDPIGIREIKRWAVERAASREVVAPREGALSIGVVGAGPAGLAAAVFCRRLGHAVTVYEARDRLGGTPASAIPAFRLPDGAVARDVERAERLGVRFERGRTLGGNLELGALRAAHDRVFVAVGAGGGRRLGVQGEDAPGVFDAIDFLERAKAGKPPDLGGRAIVVGGGNSAMDAARAARRLVGGGGTVTVVYRRTRTEMPAARDEIEAAEREGVSIEELLAPSRVLAGADGRVEGLECLIMALGAVGEDGRRSPVPTPGRTRSVPADSIVVAIGQGRLPEALAHSGLSVKPDGRIAVDAALETGLPGVFAGGDAVRGASTIVEAVADARRFADSVGNPGDARPEREIDVNASLARKGRRAYKEAGPRAEASRCLGCDDLCALCVTVCPNRANVLYEIAPSGDGIAQRYQTANVADWCNECGNCAAFCPTGGAPYRDKPRVCLTEEAARGIADGAVFLLKREGFEVTVRRGGETVSVGSDDARARLSAIGEALYRELGYLA